From Candidatus Neomarinimicrobiota bacterium, the proteins below share one genomic window:
- the galE gene encoding UDP-glucose 4-epimerase GalE, with product MKILVTGGAGYIGSIVVEELLKKDYSVVVIDNLQEGNREAILPKAVFYEGDFGDVNLLNNIFDNHKIDAVMHFAAETTVEFSMTNPKIYFKNNVVNGITLLNVMLEHNCNRFIFSSTAATFGEPQYVPIDEKHPQRPINAYGESKLMFEHILDWYHKAYGLKFNTFRYFNAAGASEKLGEAHKHESHLIPVIIQTALGQRDKFFIFGNDYPTKDGTCVRDYVHVIDLAQAHILTLDNLDEHPSGKYNLGNGEGFTNLEVLQMVEKVSGRKINWEFGPRRPGDPAVLIASSELAQKELGWKPKFANLESIIRSAWEWHKKHPRGYG from the coding sequence ATGAAGATATTGGTTACAGGTGGGGCAGGTTATATTGGCAGTATTGTTGTTGAGGAATTGCTAAAAAAAGATTACTCAGTCGTTGTAATTGATAATCTTCAAGAGGGTAATCGAGAAGCTATATTGCCAAAAGCTGTTTTTTATGAAGGTGATTTTGGAGATGTGAATTTATTGAATAATATATTTGATAATCATAAAATAGATGCTGTTATGCATTTTGCGGCGGAAACGACAGTTGAGTTTTCCATGACCAATCCAAAAATTTATTTTAAAAATAATGTGGTCAATGGAATCACCCTGCTTAATGTAATGCTTGAACATAATTGCAATCGCTTTATCTTTTCTTCTACGGCAGCAACTTTTGGAGAACCGCAGTATGTTCCAATTGATGAAAAGCACCCTCAGAGACCTATTAATGCCTATGGTGAATCAAAACTGATGTTTGAACATATATTAGATTGGTACCATAAAGCTTATGGCCTAAAATTTAATACTTTTCGCTATTTCAATGCAGCAGGTGCGTCTGAAAAATTGGGAGAAGCTCACAAACACGAAAGTCATTTAATACCGGTTATTATTCAAACAGCGCTGGGGCAGAGGGATAAATTTTTTATATTTGGAAATGATTATCCCACTAAGGATGGAACCTGTGTACGGGATTATGTCCATGTGATTGATCTGGCACAGGCGCATATCTTGACTCTGGATAATCTGGATGAGCACCCGAGTGGAAAATATAACCTGGGAAACGGTGAGGGATTTACTAATCTGGAAGTTCTGCAGATGGTGGAAAAAGTTTCTGGGAGAAAAATAAATTGGGAATTCGGTCCTCGCAGACCCGGGGATCCGGCTGTGTTAATTGCTTCATCAGAATTGGCTCAAAAAGAATTAGGGTGGAAACCTAAATTTGCGAATTTGGAAAGTATAATAAGATCAGCGTGGGAATGGCACAAAAAGCATCCGAGAGGATATGGATAG